A region from the Aegilops tauschii subsp. strangulata cultivar AL8/78 chromosome 5, Aet v6.0, whole genome shotgun sequence genome encodes:
- the LOC109770492 gene encoding large ribosomal subunit protein eL34 encodes MVQRLTYRKRHSYATKSNQTRVVKTPGGKLVYQYTKKRASGPKCPVTGKKIQGIPHLRPTEYKRSRLSRNRRTVNRPYGGVLSGTAVRERIIRAFLVEEQKIVKKVLKIQKTKDKTTSK; translated from the exons ATGGTGCAGCGTCTGACGTACCGGAAGAGGCACAGCTATGCCACCAAGTCCAACCAGACGCGGGTCGTCAAGACCCCAG GTGGTAAGCTCGTGTACCAGTACACCAAGAAGAGGGCGAGCGGCCCCAAGTGCCCTGTGACCGGGAAGAAGATCCAGGGG ATTCCCCACCTCAGGCCTACTGAATACAAAAGATCAAGGTTGTCTAGGAACCGCAGGACTGTGAACCGTCCCTATGGTGGAGTGCTCTCTGGAACTGCAGTGAGGGAAAG GATCATCCGCGCCTTCTTGGTGGAGGAGCAGAAGATCGTGAAGAAGGTGTTGAAAATACAGAAGACCAAGGACAAGACGACCTCAAAGTAA